A genomic window from Chitinophagaceae bacterium includes:
- a CDS encoding methylmalonyl-CoA mutase: protein MESSKISENTGPKTYFTDSGIEIQRVYKELKPDRQEEPGTFPFTRGVHGSMYRDKLWTMRQYAGFSTAEESNKRYHYLLKQGTTGLSVAFDLPTQIGYDSDHEMSDGEVGKVGVAIDSLKDMETLFAGIPLQGITTSMTINATAYILLAMYIALAKRQGADLKKISGTVQNDILKEYAARGTYIYPPRQSMRLITDIFEYCSKELPAWNTISVSGYHIREAGSTAVQEVAFTLSNGKSYLKAALDCGLDINVFARRISFFFNAHNNLFEEVAKFRAARRMWAHITRELGATDPRAQMLRFHTQTGGSTLTAQQPMNNIVRVTIQALAAVMGGTQSLHTNGYDEALSLPTETAAGLALRTQQVIAYESGLVQTVDPLGGSFFVEQLTDELEAAAWKYIEQIDAMGGSVQAIEEGFMQNEIARSAYLYQREIEDGSKVIIGVNKFTKEEKEHTGLLRVDDSIRQVQIEKLKALKSTRDNEAIKRVLEKLALQAQTNENLMPAVIDAVEKYATLGEIADTLRKIFGEYRI, encoded by the coding sequence ATGGAATCTTCAAAAATTTCCGAAAATACCGGACCTAAAACTTACTTCACCGATTCAGGCATTGAAATCCAACGCGTCTATAAAGAACTGAAACCTGACCGGCAGGAAGAACCCGGAACATTTCCGTTTACACGAGGTGTACACGGAAGTATGTATCGTGATAAATTGTGGACCATGCGGCAGTATGCCGGATTTTCAACAGCGGAAGAATCAAACAAGCGGTATCATTATTTGCTTAAACAGGGCACTACTGGTTTGTCAGTAGCTTTTGATCTTCCCACTCAAATAGGGTATGATTCCGATCATGAAATGTCGGATGGTGAAGTTGGGAAAGTGGGTGTTGCAATTGATTCGCTGAAAGACATGGAGACATTGTTTGCAGGAATTCCTTTGCAGGGAATAACCACCTCCATGACGATAAATGCAACTGCATACATTTTACTTGCCATGTATATAGCATTGGCAAAAAGACAAGGTGCCGATTTGAAAAAAATTTCAGGCACCGTGCAGAATGATATCCTTAAAGAATATGCTGCCAGAGGCACTTACATTTATCCACCCAGGCAATCGATGCGCCTGATTACCGACATCTTTGAATATTGCAGCAAGGAGTTGCCGGCATGGAATACCATTTCTGTTTCTGGATATCATATCCGGGAAGCCGGATCAACGGCAGTGCAGGAAGTCGCCTTCACTTTATCGAATGGAAAATCATACCTGAAAGCAGCTTTGGATTGCGGATTAGACATCAACGTATTTGCGCGGAGGATTTCATTCTTCTTCAATGCGCACAATAATTTGTTTGAAGAAGTAGCAAAGTTCAGAGCGGCGAGAAGAATGTGGGCTCATATTACACGCGAGCTCGGTGCCACAGATCCGAGAGCCCAGATGCTGCGTTTTCACACACAAACCGGAGGTTCAACACTTACAGCACAGCAACCGATGAATAACATTGTGCGGGTAACCATTCAGGCACTGGCTGCGGTGATGGGCGGAACACAATCACTGCACACTAACGGCTATGATGAAGCATTGAGTCTTCCTACAGAAACTGCTGCAGGACTTGCACTGCGCACACAGCAAGTAATCGCGTATGAGAGTGGACTCGTGCAAACCGTGGATCCGTTGGGAGGTTCGTTTTTTGTAGAGCAATTAACAGATGAATTGGAAGCCGCTGCCTGGAAATACATCGAACAGATTGATGCGATGGGCGGATCGGTACAGGCCATTGAAGAAGGATTTATGCAGAATGAAATTGCGCGTTCCGCTTATCTGTATCAACGAGAGATTGAAGATGGAAGCAAGGTGATAATTGGTGTGAATAAATTTACAAAAGAAGAAAAGGAGCACACAGGCCTTCTTAGAGTAGATGATTCAATAAGACAGGTACAAATAGAAAAACTAAAGGCACTCAAATCAACGCGTGATAACGAAGCAATAAAAAGAGTGTTGGAAAAGTTAGCACTGCAGGCACAGACCAATGAAAACCTGATGCCCGCTGTTATAGATGCTGTGGAAAAATATGCCACGCTTGGTGAAATTGCTGATACGCTTCGAAAAATTTTTGGTGAATACCGTATATAG
- a CDS encoding iron-sulfur cluster assembly accessory protein, with the protein MVEKEIATSKNPVSLTPSAVNEMKRLIVADKIPEDQGLRVGVKGGGCSGMTYVLGFDNKEETDEEYMIDGIRIFMNPSHQLYLFGMQVDYEQGLNSRGFVFENPNATKTCGCGTSFSA; encoded by the coding sequence ATGGTTGAAAAGGAGATTGCGACTTCAAAAAATCCTGTATCACTCACACCAAGCGCAGTAAATGAAATGAAGCGGTTAATTGTAGCTGATAAGATTCCCGAAGATCAGGGATTGCGTGTGGGTGTGAAAGGAGGCGGTTGTTCCGGAATGACGTATGTTTTGGGATTTGATAACAAAGAAGAAACCGACGAAGAATATATGATTGATGGCATCAGGATTTTTATGAATCCATCACACCAGTTGTACCTCTTTGGAATGCAAGTGGACTATGAACAAGGATTGAATTCACGCGGATTTGTATTTGAAAATCCGAATGCCACAAAGACTTGCGGATGTGGCACCTCGTTTTCAGCGTAA
- a CDS encoding T9SS type A sorting domain-containing protein, which produces MQAQPGFEKVYGGSANDMLRAVYQMDDTSLIAVGFTESFGYGTVNNPDFYAVKMNFNGDTIWTQSFGSTSPDYAYAATALNDGYAFAGESVNPGNNTYDFFSVKTDFSGNLLWENYYGANGGDYCVSALTMPGNRLLLAGSTNSTTFGSYDFYLVETDAEGNQLADGHYGGSLTDILKKVIPTNDNGYLLIGNSNSFTPTFDVNVVKVDSNLIQQWSQTFESPGIDYGYDAIQDASGNFYILANQPTSTDSGFIKLIKTDAYGLNAVTFSVTTHVGDYGYGLLATNDGILITGNTFTITKGSEYLLVKTDLNGDTLWTHHYGGLKNEVAFSLTTTNNGDIFLVGETEGFGKDNFDAYVVKVDSTGKIPCPSTVSFIASDSGLCEDQSVFFTNTSVSSAPFSWMLDGNVFSQEINAGIYFSDAGNYTVSLSSCAIENAIPVEVFSKPPSHFTYSLSGNTTSFLLTTPFTAASFSWDFGDGSALNTTDLNASHIYSNPGSYWVNFSATDLNGCDSAYTLQIEVLTATAEPESQSQSVSIYPNPVHQQGWLLLQHFNQFPMQAIIYDLAGRKLIQFGVTGSKQEFSVQSLKPGSYFLMLTGGDRKLSVTKLIIE; this is translated from the coding sequence GTGCAGGCTCAGCCTGGTTTTGAAAAAGTTTACGGCGGTAGCGCAAATGATATGCTACGTGCCGTTTATCAAATGGATGATACAAGCCTGATTGCCGTTGGTTTCACCGAAAGTTTCGGCTATGGCACAGTAAATAATCCTGATTTTTATGCAGTTAAAATGAACTTCAATGGTGACACTATCTGGACGCAGTCTTTTGGAAGCACTTCTCCCGATTATGCTTATGCCGCAACTGCATTGAATGATGGTTATGCGTTTGCAGGAGAGTCAGTAAATCCAGGTAACAATACTTACGATTTTTTTTCAGTGAAAACCGATTTCAGCGGAAATCTCTTGTGGGAAAATTATTATGGAGCGAATGGTGGTGACTATTGTGTCAGTGCGCTCACGATGCCAGGAAACCGTTTGTTGTTAGCAGGAAGCACTAATTCTACTACTTTCGGCAGCTATGATTTTTACCTCGTAGAAACTGATGCTGAAGGCAATCAACTTGCTGATGGGCATTATGGCGGTTCATTAACGGATATTCTGAAAAAAGTGATCCCAACGAATGATAATGGTTACTTATTGATCGGAAACAGCAATTCATTCACTCCAACTTTTGATGTTAATGTAGTGAAAGTCGACAGCAATCTGATACAACAATGGTCACAGACATTTGAAAGTCCAGGTATTGATTACGGATATGATGCCATTCAGGATGCAAGCGGCAATTTTTACATACTCGCCAATCAACCAACGTCAACCGACAGCGGCTTCATCAAACTAATTAAAACTGATGCTTATGGATTAAACGCGGTTACGTTTTCCGTTACAACGCATGTAGGCGATTATGGCTACGGGCTCTTAGCAACAAACGATGGAATTCTGATTACCGGCAATACTTTCACTATTACAAAAGGAAGTGAATATTTGCTGGTAAAAACAGATCTGAATGGTGACACCCTCTGGACCCATCATTATGGTGGCCTGAAAAATGAAGTGGCCTTCTCACTCACGACCACTAATAACGGTGATATTTTTCTCGTTGGGGAAACAGAAGGATTCGGGAAAGATAATTTTGATGCATATGTTGTAAAGGTGGATTCAACGGGTAAAATTCCCTGCCCTTCAACAGTAAGCTTTATCGCAAGTGACAGTGGATTGTGTGAAGATCAATCTGTTTTCTTCACCAATACTTCTGTGAGTTCAGCGCCCTTTAGCTGGATGCTTGATGGAAATGTATTTTCTCAGGAGATCAATGCAGGGATTTATTTTTCTGACGCAGGAAATTACACGGTTAGCTTATCATCCTGTGCGATAGAAAATGCAATACCGGTCGAAGTGTTTTCAAAACCTCCTTCTCATTTTACCTATTCCTTATCAGGAAATACAACTTCATTTTTATTAACCACACCTTTCACTGCTGCTTCGTTCAGTTGGGACTTTGGTGACGGATCCGCTCTTAACACGACAGATTTGAATGCGTCCCATATATATTCAAATCCCGGTTCTTATTGGGTCAATTTTTCGGCAACGGATCTGAATGGCTGCGACAGCGCATACACTTTGCAAATTGAAGTGCTTACTGCAACTGCAGAACCGGAAAGTCAATCTCAAAGCGTCAGCATTTATCCCAATCCTGTTCATCAGCAAGGGTGGTTGCTTCTGCAACATTTCAATCAGTTTCCAATGCAGGCAATAATATATGACCTGGCAGGAAGAAAGCTGATACAGTTTGGGGTAACCGGGTCAAAGCAGGAATTTTCAGTTCAATCATTAAAACCGGGGAGTTATTTTTTAATGCTTACTGGTGGCGACAGAAAACTGTCAGTCACCAAACTGATTATTGAATGA
- the moaA gene encoding GTP 3',8-cyclase MoaA codes for MLIDNHGRTINYLRLAVTDRCNLRCFYCMPEEGIDWLARKEILSFEEMLRLCSLLVKMGIEKIRITGGEPFVRTDIMQFLWSLSTLHGLEQITLTTNGVLTAPLVPELKKMGVRSVNLSIDTLDRNRFFAITKRDELPKVLKTLDALLSYGIDVKLNAVVMGEKNVQDILPLVELTKDLPVSIRFIEEMPFNGGVMHPDSLPWNYQRIMALISEKYPSIHKIQDGPYSTSYNYHIKGHQGNVGVIAAYSRTFCGTCNRLRITPQGMLKTCLYDDGVLNVKHLLRNETSDEKLEDALLNAINHRAKNGHEAEQLRNEKMPAHESMATIGG; via the coding sequence ATGCTAATTGACAATCATGGCAGAACCATCAATTATTTACGGTTGGCTGTTACCGATCGTTGCAACTTACGGTGCTTCTATTGCATGCCTGAAGAAGGTATTGACTGGCTTGCACGAAAAGAGATTTTGTCGTTTGAAGAGATGCTACGACTTTGCTCATTGCTGGTAAAAATGGGTATTGAGAAAATCCGGATTACCGGCGGTGAACCATTTGTGAGAACAGACATCATGCAATTTCTCTGGTCACTCTCAACGCTGCATGGACTTGAACAGATTACACTCACCACTAATGGTGTACTAACTGCTCCACTGGTACCCGAATTGAAAAAGATGGGCGTGCGTTCTGTTAACCTCAGCATCGATACATTAGACCGCAACCGTTTTTTCGCCATCACAAAACGAGATGAATTACCAAAGGTGCTGAAAACATTAGATGCATTGTTGAGTTATGGAATTGATGTAAAACTGAATGCCGTTGTAATGGGCGAAAAAAATGTGCAGGACATTCTTCCTTTGGTGGAGTTGACGAAGGATTTGCCGGTGAGTATTCGCTTTATTGAAGAAATGCCATTCAACGGAGGGGTGATGCATCCGGATTCACTTCCCTGGAATTACCAACGTATCATGGCATTGATCAGTGAAAAATATCCTTCTATCCATAAAATACAGGATGGCCCCTATTCTACATCATACAACTACCATATTAAAGGTCATCAGGGAAATGTGGGTGTGATTGCGGCCTACTCAAGAACATTTTGCGGTACCTGTAACCGTTTACGCATTACGCCGCAGGGCATGCTAAAAACCTGTTTATACGATGATGGTGTTTTGAATGTAAAGCACTTACTGCGTAACGAAACGAGTGATGAAAAGCTTGAGGATGCTTTATTAAATGCTATCAATCACCGTGCAAAAAATGGACATGAAGCGGAACAATTGCGTAATGAAAAAATGCCTGCGCATGAATCTATGGCGACGATTGGAGGATGA
- a CDS encoding Hpt domain-containing protein, which yields MTEERQYNLFFLNDYFNNEMEAILPILQMYLEETPKELANIEKCLLLNDVDAAKAATHKIKTNISMLSIRDQSSFVYVMHSLNAGDSIDSSVKKEFALFSTTVMKALHQIRIDFFEREDNAPDAGSNTPG from the coding sequence ATGACTGAAGAAAGGCAATACAACCTGTTTTTTCTGAATGACTATTTCAACAATGAAATGGAGGCTATCCTGCCGATTTTACAAATGTACCTCGAAGAAACACCTAAGGAACTGGCCAATATTGAAAAATGCCTTCTTCTTAATGACGTTGATGCGGCCAAAGCGGCCACCCATAAAATTAAAACCAATATCTCTATGCTCAGCATTCGAGACCAAAGCTCATTCGTTTATGTTATGCACTCGTTGAATGCCGGTGATAGTATTGATTCTTCTGTTAAGAAGGAGTTCGCATTATTCAGCACCACTGTTATGAAGGCCTTACATCAGATAAGAATCGATTTTTTTGAAAGAGAGGACAATGCTCCTGATGCCGGTTCTAACACTCCCGGTTAA
- the dnaA gene encoding chromosomal replication initiator protein DnaA: MSRTAEDVWKNCLKIIKDNVNLQSYKTWFEPIKPVKLEKNVLTIQVPSQFFYEWLEEHYVTLLRKTLKRELDKDSRLEYQIVMDGNSGSNAPYTVNIPTNNTGASKNPDVLAPMVLGNQIKNPFVIPGLKKVQIDSQLNVNYTFDTFVEGDCNRLARSAGFAVANKPGGTSFNPLVVHGGVGLGKTHLLHAIGNQVKVNFSDKTVLYVPSEKFTNQFIDYLKNNAVNEFIHFYQMIDVLMVDDIQFLANKDRTQDIFFHIFNHLHQSGKQIILSSDRSPRDLEGIEERLLSRFKMGLTTDISVPDFETRMAILEKKMYADGIELPRDVVEFVAYNVSSNVRELEGALISLLAQSSLNKKDIDLETAKKIIKNFVKSISREVSIDFIQKAVCEYFSVPMDKLKEKTRKRAVVQARQLSMYLAKSFTKNSLKVIGRHFGGRDHSTVIHSCQAVRDLMDTDKEFKEAVGDIEKKIQLSIS, from the coding sequence ATGAGCAGAACTGCCGAGGATGTTTGGAAAAATTGCCTGAAGATTATCAAAGATAATGTTAACCTACAAAGCTATAAAACATGGTTTGAACCGATTAAACCAGTAAAACTTGAAAAGAATGTTCTAACGATTCAGGTACCCAGCCAGTTTTTTTATGAATGGCTTGAGGAGCATTATGTAACACTTCTTCGTAAAACACTCAAACGCGAACTTGATAAAGATTCTCGTCTTGAATATCAGATTGTGATGGACGGAAATTCGGGCAGCAACGCACCATATACCGTTAACATTCCTACCAACAATACCGGCGCAAGCAAGAATCCGGATGTATTGGCTCCGATGGTGCTGGGTAATCAAATCAAAAACCCATTTGTTATTCCGGGTTTGAAGAAAGTACAGATTGATTCACAACTTAATGTCAACTATACATTCGACACTTTTGTGGAAGGTGATTGCAATCGTCTTGCACGATCTGCCGGATTTGCTGTAGCGAATAAACCGGGCGGCACTTCTTTTAATCCGTTGGTAGTTCATGGTGGTGTGGGATTGGGTAAAACCCATTTATTGCATGCCATTGGTAACCAGGTGAAAGTAAATTTCAGCGACAAAACAGTATTGTATGTTCCGTCAGAAAAGTTTACCAACCAGTTTATTGATTACCTGAAGAATAATGCGGTGAATGAATTCATTCATTTCTACCAGATGATTGATGTGTTGATGGTGGATGACATTCAGTTTCTTGCAAACAAAGACCGTACTCAGGATATTTTCTTCCACATCTTCAACCATTTACATCAGTCAGGCAAACAAATTATCTTATCCTCCGATCGCTCACCGCGCGATCTGGAAGGCATCGAAGAAAGATTGCTGTCGCGCTTTAAGATGGGACTGACCACCGATATCAGCGTTCCTGATTTCGAAACCCGCATGGCGATTCTCGAAAAGAAAATGTATGCTGATGGCATAGAGTTGCCCCGCGATGTTGTGGAATTTGTTGCCTATAATGTAAGTTCTAATGTTCGTGAACTAGAAGGAGCTTTGATTTCGCTGCTGGCACAATCATCACTCAATAAGAAAGATATTGACCTTGAAACTGCAAAGAAGATCATCAAGAACTTTGTGAAAAGCATTTCCCGCGAAGTCTCCATCGATTTTATTCAGAAAGCAGTGTGCGAATATTTCAGTGTGCCGATGGATAAACTGAAAGAAAAAACACGCAAGCGTGCAGTAGTGCAGGCACGACAGTTATCAATGTACCTCGCCAAAAGCTTCACAAAAAATTCTCTCAAAGTAATTGGTCGTCATTTTGGTGGCCGCGATCACAGCACCGTTATCCATTCCTGTCAGGCCGTTCGCGACCTGATGGATACTGATAAAGAATTTAAAGAAGCGGTGGGTGACATTGAGAAAAAGATTCAACTCAGTATCTCTTAA
- a CDS encoding PorV/PorQ family protein — protein sequence MKTVVAFLLLLTIAMNFAHAQLLPSFGGSRTGTTGFQFLKIAPDARSVGMGGSMIATTDDVASLYWNPAGITKTDTQDLHLQLSQTLYFGDVNMSHIGIVHQVSKQTFLGVGMTYLSTGPMDVTNEFQPFGTGQTFNANDFAIGISLGRILTDNFSFGITGKYIRESFADVYADNAVIDFGFQYEVGIANTRFAVGVSNFGFNTEPSGEITVTTLEGFDTIQNFEKIGVPAIFRIGIAWDPVKTEINRLTIAGQLNHPTDNNETYNLGVEYSWRNTMFCRTGYEFGIDETGIPNFGFGVRFKRNFGMLQFDYGFEDKSRLGTVHRLTFSASFF from the coding sequence ATGAAAACAGTTGTTGCTTTCCTGCTGCTTTTAACGATTGCCATGAATTTTGCTCATGCGCAGTTGCTGCCATCGTTCGGTGGCAGCAGAACAGGCACTACTGGTTTTCAGTTTCTGAAAATTGCGCCTGATGCCCGTTCTGTTGGGATGGGCGGCAGTATGATTGCAACAACTGATGATGTGGCGTCACTGTACTGGAATCCGGCAGGTATCACTAAAACAGATACACAGGACCTTCACCTTCAGTTATCACAGACCTTGTATTTTGGAGATGTGAATATGAGTCACATTGGAATTGTGCATCAGGTGAGCAAACAAACTTTTCTGGGAGTGGGCATGACTTATCTTTCAACGGGTCCGATGGATGTGACGAACGAATTTCAACCCTTTGGTACAGGACAGACTTTTAATGCAAACGATTTCGCCATCGGCATTTCCCTGGGAAGAATTCTTACTGATAACTTTAGCTTCGGTATTACCGGAAAATACATTCGGGAAAGTTTTGCCGATGTGTATGCCGATAATGCAGTGATTGATTTTGGATTTCAATATGAAGTAGGGATTGCGAATACGCGCTTCGCTGTCGGCGTATCCAACTTCGGATTCAATACCGAACCGTCAGGTGAAATTACAGTTACTACGCTGGAAGGATTTGACACTATTCAGAATTTTGAAAAAATTGGTGTGCCTGCAATTTTCCGGATTGGTATCGCCTGGGATCCGGTGAAAACTGAAATCAACAGGTTGACCATTGCAGGGCAATTGAATCATCCTACTGATAATAATGAAACTTATAATCTGGGCGTAGAATATTCATGGAGGAATACCATGTTTTGCCGCACAGGTTACGAATTTGGCATCGATGAGACCGGTATCCCTAATTTTGGATTCGGCGTGCGGTTCAAAAGAAATTTCGGGATGCTGCAGTTCGATTACGGTTTTGAAGACAAGAGTCGCCTCGGAACGGTACACCGGTTAACTTTCAGTGCTTCATTTTTTTAA
- the fumC gene encoding class II fumarate hydratase: MEFRIEKDTMGQVQVPADKYWGAQTQRSTENFKIAQNINRMPKEIILAFAYLKKAAALTNLELGVLTQEKCDLIGKVCEEILEGKLDDEFPLVVWQTGSGTQSNMNMNEVIAYRGHVMNGGKLTDEKKVLNPNDDVNKSQSSNDTFPTAMHIAAYKILTDTTLPGLRKLRDTLSYKSKEFMHVVKIGRTHFMDATPLTVGQELSGYVSQLSHGIKAIENTLAHLSELALGGTAVGTGLNAPKGYDVKVAQQIAEITGLPFITAENKFESLAAHDAIVEAHGALKTVAVSLMKIGNDIRMLSSGPRAGIGELFIPDNEPGSSIMPGKVNPTQCEAMTMVAAQVLGNDVAINIGGASGHFELNVFKPMMIYNFLHSARLIGDVCVSFNDKCAVGIEPLHENIKKHVNNSLMLVTALNTKIGYYKAAEIAQKAHREHKTLKETAVELGYVTPEQFDEWVKPEEMVGF; this comes from the coding sequence ATGGAATTCCGGATTGAAAAAGATACGATGGGACAGGTTCAGGTACCAGCCGATAAATACTGGGGCGCACAAACGCAGCGGTCTACAGAGAATTTTAAGATTGCACAGAACATCAACCGGATGCCCAAAGAAATAATCCTCGCATTCGCTTATCTGAAGAAAGCCGCGGCACTCACCAACCTGGAATTGGGTGTATTAACGCAGGAAAAATGCGACCTGATTGGTAAAGTTTGTGAGGAGATTTTGGAAGGAAAATTAGATGATGAGTTTCCTTTGGTGGTCTGGCAAACAGGAAGCGGCACGCAAAGCAACATGAACATGAATGAAGTGATTGCCTATCGTGGCCATGTAATGAACGGTGGAAAACTTACAGATGAAAAGAAAGTATTGAATCCGAATGATGATGTCAATAAATCACAATCTTCCAACGACACCTTTCCGACGGCAATGCACATTGCTGCGTACAAGATTTTGACGGATACTACGTTACCCGGACTTCGAAAATTGCGCGACACGCTGTCGTACAAGTCGAAAGAATTCATGCACGTAGTGAAAATTGGCAGAACGCATTTTATGGATGCTACGCCGCTCACAGTTGGACAGGAATTATCCGGTTATGTTTCGCAACTGAGTCATGGAATCAAAGCAATTGAAAATACGCTGGCACATTTATCTGAACTTGCTTTAGGAGGAACAGCAGTTGGAACAGGGCTGAATGCACCGAAAGGATACGATGTAAAAGTGGCGCAGCAGATTGCGGAAATAACAGGCTTGCCATTTATTACCGCTGAAAATAAATTTGAATCACTGGCTGCACACGATGCCATTGTGGAAGCGCATGGTGCGTTGAAAACCGTTGCGGTGAGTTTGATGAAAATCGGGAATGATATCAGGATGCTTTCTTCCGGTCCTCGCGCGGGCATCGGTGAATTATTTATTCCCGACAATGAACCGGGTTCATCCATCATGCCCGGCAAAGTAAATCCAACACAATGCGAAGCGATGACAATGGTGGCTGCGCAGGTTTTGGGAAATGACGTGGCCATCAATATCGGCGGCGCCAGTGGTCATTTTGAATTGAATGTTTTCAAACCTATGATGATCTATAATTTTCTGCATTCGGCGCGATTGATCGGGGATGTATGTGTTTCCTTTAATGATAAATGCGCTGTTGGCATTGAACCACTTCATGAGAATATTAAGAAGCATGTAAATAATTCGCTGATGCTGGTAACCGCATTGAACACTAAGATCGGTTATTACAAAGCGGCTGAGATTGCACAGAAAGCACATCGTGAGCACAAAACATTAAAAGAAACAGCAGTGGAGTTGGGATATGTTACACCGGAGCAGTTTGATGAATGGGTGAAACCGGAGGAGATGGTGGGGTTTTGA
- a CDS encoding ATP-binding protein: MEELFDLHFSLLNKTNPLFRRDFIDEIEWNERLIGIVGARGVGKTTLLLQHINEKYGKSRECLYVSLDNIAFNRGSLVALADEFVKKGGACLVLDEIHKFETWSQELKNIYDQFPELQVIFTGSSVLQLNKGKADLSRRAVQYNLEGLSFREFLQIESKLSFEKYSLNELLTNHVKISSAIIKKVKPYAYFEHYLRYGFYPYYLQGKGTYLSKLMSTVALMIEVDIPYLNQIELKYIHKLKRLLHLLAISVPFKPNMVKLAESLELSRNTAFQYLQYLRDADLINLLYAAGSGYSMLQKPEKIYLHNPNLMYGLSAKQTDVGNLRETFFYNQLSKDHEVNATVKGDFLVDGKLVFEVGGKGKTTKQIKNVKNSYLALDGIEHGVDNRIPLWLFGFLY, encoded by the coding sequence ATGGAAGAATTATTTGATCTTCATTTCTCCCTGCTCAACAAGACGAATCCGTTGTTCCGGCGCGATTTCATAGATGAAATAGAGTGGAACGAACGGCTGATCGGAATAGTAGGAGCACGTGGTGTAGGGAAGACTACGCTCTTGTTGCAGCACATCAATGAAAAATATGGAAAGAGCAGGGAGTGTTTGTATGTAAGTCTTGACAACATTGCCTTTAATCGTGGATCATTGGTGGCGCTGGCAGATGAATTTGTGAAGAAGGGTGGTGCGTGCCTCGTACTCGATGAGATTCACAAGTTTGAAACCTGGTCACAGGAGTTGAAGAACATCTATGATCAGTTTCCGGAATTACAGGTAATCTTCACAGGATCGTCAGTGTTGCAACTGAATAAAGGCAAGGCGGATCTTAGCCGCCGTGCAGTACAATATAACCTTGAAGGGCTTTCCTTCCGGGAATTTCTTCAGATCGAAAGCAAACTTTCCTTTGAAAAGTATTCGCTGAACGAATTGCTGACGAATCACGTAAAAATTTCTTCAGCCATTATAAAAAAGGTAAAGCCTTATGCTTACTTCGAGCATTATCTTCGCTACGGTTTTTATCCTTATTACCTGCAGGGAAAAGGTACTTACTTGAGCAAGTTGATGAGTACAGTGGCGCTGATGATTGAAGTGGATATTCCGTATCTCAATCAGATCGAACTGAAATACATTCATAAGTTGAAGCGGTTATTGCACCTGCTTGCTATTTCAGTTCCGTTTAAGCCCAACATGGTGAAACTGGCAGAGTCATTGGAATTGTCTCGCAACACTGCTTTTCAATACCTGCAATACCTGCGTGATGCTGATCTGATCAACTTACTTTATGCTGCAGGAAGCGGTTATTCGATGTTGCAGAAGCCGGAGAAAATTTACCTGCACAACCCGAACCTGATGTATGGACTATCAGCTAAGCAAACTGATGTGGGCAACCTGCGCGAAACATTTTTCTACAACCAGTTAAGCAAAGATCATGAAGTGAACGCTACCGTGAAGGGAGATTTTCTGGTAGATGGGAAGCTCGTATTTGAAGTGGGTGGAAAAGGAAAAACCACGAAGCAAATCAAAAACGTGAAGAACAGTTACCTTGCTCTTGATGGAATTGAACACGGAGTTGATAACCGGATTCCATTGTGGTTGTTTGGGTTTTTGTATTGA